Within the Salinirubrum litoreum genome, the region TCGTAGACCCCGGGCGGCGTACTCGACGGGACCGCACTGCCGGCCGTCACGTCGTCGCCGCCGTCGTAGTTCCCGGTGCTCTCTCCGGTGACCGAGACGAGCGGACCGTCGGTGCTCGTCCCCGCGATGCCGGTCCAGTCGGGACCGCCGTCGGTGGCAGACAGCGTCGTGCTCTCGCCCACGTTCACGCGGGCGAGTACCGTGCCGTCGGTGGTCGCCGTCGCGGTGTCGACCGTCAGTTGGAAGCTCTCGGTGCTGGTCGCGGCGCCGTCGTCGGCCGTCACTTCGACCGTGTACGTGCCCGCGTCACCCGAACCGGGGTCGATACTGATCTCGCCGCTGTCGAGTGTCACGAAGGCCGGCGACTGGCTCAGCGACAGCGACACGGTGTCGCCGTCGGGGTCGGAGGCGCTCACCGGCACGACGACGTTCTCGCCGGTCACGACCGTCTGGTCGGACAGCGCGTCGATCGACGGTGCCGTGTTCGTGTCTGTCTCGACTTCGAGGACGACCGTCTGTGAGACCGCGCCGGTCGCGCCCGAACCGTCCTGCACGGCCGCCTGGACGTAGTTCAGGTTCGACTCGCTGAGACTCACGTCGACCGTGGCCTCGCCGTTCGAGTCGAGTGTGACCGTCTGCGTGTTCACCGCCTCGGCGTTGTCCGCCTCGAAGGCGTCCACGTCGTAGCCGTCAGACGGCGGCGCGCTCGCCTCGACGGTCAGCACTTCGACCGTCGCGTCGGCAGGCCCGCTCAGCGTGAGCGTCTGACTCGCACTGGAGACCGTCGCGGCGCCGTGGTTCGGGAAGTCGGTCGACTGGAGCGTGACGCCGTCGACGCCCAGCGTCGGCGCGGCGGGTGCGTCACTGGTGACGCTCGACTGTGAACCGCCAGCGCTCCCGTCCGTGAACAGGTCGTTCGAGACCGTCGCGCTCGACGACTGGACGGTCACGGCCGACCCCGAGAGTTCCAGCCCCGAGACCGATCCCTCGCCGCCGGTCGTCTCGACGCCCTTGATCGTCGTCGGGTCGATGTCGACCGAGAACGCGACCGTCTCGCCGGGGTCGAAGTCGTCGAACTCGACCGTCAGCGCCTTGTAGCCGTCGTCGCCGTTCTGGCCGTTCTGCGGCTGGCTGAACACGTCTGCGTCGGCCGTCGAGACCACGCCGGCGCCGTCACCCGACTCGCTGTCGATCTCCAGTCCTTTCGCGCCGGAGTCACCGGCGGTCCCCTGCGGGTCGAACACCGCGTCGGGGATGAGGCTCTCACTCAGGTCGATGGTGACCGACGAGATGGGCTCGTCACCGGTGTTCGTCACCTCGAAGGAGCCACTGTTGAACGTGCTCGCGTCGATGTTACTGCTCCCCGAGTTGACCGTCACGTCGGCACTCGTCGCGCCGGCCGGGCCACCGTCGCTCGCCTCGACGATCTTGAACGCGCTGAGCTTCGCGAAGTCCTGGGAGGCGGGCATGTCGATGTTCAGCGTGCCGTCGGTCACCTCGACCGTGACCGTCTCGTCGACCGCCGTCAGGCCGCCAGCCTCGGCGTAGATGTCGTAGTCCGTCAGGACCTGTTGTCCCTCGATCGAGACGTCGAACACGCGGTCGCCGACCTCGCCGTCGCCGCCGCCGTCGTCGTCGCCGCTCCCATCCGTCTCCGAGGTGTGGTAGATCTCGGCGAACTTCAGCGTCACTTCGTAGGTCCCGTCCTCGACGGGAACGCTGTACGTCAGCGGATCGCCGTACCGTTCGGTCTGGTAGAGGGGATCGTCGTCCGTGTCTGCGATCTCCAGGGTCGTCTCCGTGGTGCCCTGCGAGTTACCGAACGAACCGTCGAAGTTCGAGTCGGCGACGTAGGTCGTCCCGTCGCTGGCGGTGTAGTCGGAGCCGCCGGCGTTGACCGCTGCGACCACGGTGCCGCCGGTCGCCGCCTCGACGGTGAGCTGGAACGACTCGGTGGTCGCGTCCGTCCCGTCGTCTGCGGTCACCTCGACCGTGTACGTCCCTGCATCACCCGACTGCGGAGCGACGTCGAGGCTGCCGGTGCCGTCGCCGTCGTCCGTCAGCGTGACGAACGCGGGACCGCTCGTCTTCGACAGCGTCAGCGCGTCGCCGTCCGCGTCGGAGGCGCTCACGCCGACCGTCGCCGACTCCCCTTCGGTCACCGTCTGATCCGCGATCGACTGGACTGTCGGGGCGGTGTTGCCGCCGCCGTCACCGACCGTCGCGCCGGTCGACCAGATGTCGATCAGGCTCTGGATCTCGGTGAGGCTGATCGTCTCGCCGCCGGTGTCGGGCACCTCGCTCCCGCTACTCCAGTAGTCGATCGCGGTCTGGATCTCCTGCAGATCGATCTGGTCCTCGGGGGCGTTGTTGTCCGCGATCGCCTCCGCGACCGTCAGATCGCCGGTCGTGCCGTCGACAGCCACGACCTCGATCGCCGAGATCTTCGGGTTCTCCTGCTCGTGCAGGAACTCGACGTCGATCGAGCCGTCCGAGGGCGTCACCTCGTACGACTCCACGACGCCGACGTCGTGACCGTACTGATCGTAGATGTTGTAGTCGTTCAGCTTCGTCTCGCCCTCGACGACCACGTCGAACGTGCGCGGTCCTTGGGCGTCGACGTTCGAGGAGTCCAGGAAGATCTCCGCGAAGTAGAGCCGGACCTCGTAGGTCTGCCCGCTCTGGATCTGATCGGAGAACGTCCACTGCATCTCGGTGTCGTCCGCAGTCGACCCGTCGGTGTCCGCATCGAACCGCTCGGTCTGGAACACCGACGCGGGCGTGCTCGACGGCACCGAACTGTCGAGCGTGACGGTGTCGGTCGTCGAGTAGGTAGAGAGGCCGTTGTCGCCGTCTGCGTTCACGTACTGCGACGGGCTAGCCTCGGTGTCGGCGCTCCAGGCGGGGCCGTCGTCGGTCGCCGCGACCTCCTGCCCGCCGGCGTTCACGCGGTACACCACCTCGCCGTCCGCAGGCGTGGTGTCCTGCACGGTGACGCTCACCGTGTCGGTGTCGGTCGCGCTCCCGTCGGAGACACTGACCTCGAAGGTGAGCGTCGTCTCGCTGTCCACGTCGGGCGCGGTGAACGTCGGCTGTGCGGCCGAGGCGTCACTCAGCGTGACGTCCGGACCGCCCGTCTGCGTCCACGAGTAGGTCAGCGAGTCGCCGGACGAGCCCGAGGCGTCGAGTGTCACCGTCGCCCCTTCGTCGACCGTCTGGTCGTCGCCGGCGTCGGCGACGACGCTCCCCTCGGCGTACTGCACCGAGAGCTGGTCCCACGTCGCGGAGAACGTCGAGGACGCGAAGTTGGACGTGCTGATGACACCGATCGCGAGACCCTGGTCGCTGTCGGTGAACCAGGCGGCCGGTGCCGCCGCCGTCCCGACTGTCTGCTCCGTGCCGCCGTCGACGGTGTACGTGGCCGTGACCGCGTACTCGTCGACGCCGTTGTCGGGCGCCGGGTCGGTCGTCGGGTCGACCGTGAGGTAGAGGTCGGTCGCCGTGTTCGAGCCGGTGACGCTCGAATCACTCACCGTCGCGACGTCGGTGAACGTTCCACCGTTCTCGGTCGCCAACTGGACGCCGCCGCTCCCCCCGGCGGCCGAGACGACGAACTTGAGGTAGTTGTCCTGATCGCCCGTCCCGACGAACATCCCGGCGGACTGGGCCGACTCGGGGTCCCCGGGGAACCCGGCGACGGTCGTGTGGACAGTGAACGGCTGGGAGACGTCGCTCGTGTCCGCGCCGAACTGGAACGCGTACTGCTGGTCGTTCTGATCCTGATAGGCGTCACCCTGCGGGACCTCGTCGACGCTCAGGAGGTTCGCCTGTCCGCCCGCGAAGACGTTGTCCGGGTTGTAGAGATCAGAGTAGGGGTCCTGTCCGTTACTCATCAGGCCGGTGAAGCCGAGTCCGTCCGTCCCACCCGACGTCGCCGGGATCGTGTTGTCGAACGTGTCGGTCGAGCTGAAGTCCAGGGTCACGGGCAGTTCCGTAGTCTGCCCGTTGTCCGGGTCGAGCGCGAACGGGTCCTCGCTGTCGGAGAGTCCGTCGTTGTCGTCGTCGTCGTCCAACTCGTCCGGGTTGCCGTCGTCGTCGTAGTCGTCCGGAACCGACGCGGCGGAACACGGATCCGTGCCGACCGCCTGCTCGTCGCCGTTGGTGTAGCCGTCGCCGTCGGCGTCAGCCGTGGGGTCGCTCAGGTCACACTGCGTGTCCCCGCCACCGTCGTAGTCGGCGGGTTCGAACACCTGGATCGCGTTGTCCGTCCGCTCGGCGGACCAGACCGTCCCGGGGAACGGGTCGTCGTCGCCCTGGGTGGTCACGTCGAGCGTGCCGCCGCTGGACAGGAGCGGGGTCGGACTCTCGCTGACGTCGTCGCCCTGGGCGTTGAGTTCGATGCGGTAGATGTTCCCGTCGAAACTGGAGGTCAGCAGGTCACCCTGCATCGCCCCGCCGAAGTTCGACGCGGTGTACTCGGTCAGGCCGTTCGTCGACGCGCCGAAGGTCGCGAGCGCGCCGTCCTCCTGTCCGGGCACGAGGTAGTCACACTCGCCCGTGCCGTCGTAGCCGTCGTAGACCGCACCCGGGATGTAGTCAGGGTTCCCCCGGACCGGGTTCGGGTGACCCGCGTAGTACCCCTCCCCGGAGATGTAGTGGAGGTTGTCGCTGTAGGTCGTCCCGCTGTCCTGGCTGGCGACTTCACACGTCGCCGTCGGTGGGCCGCCGAGGCCGCCGTTCGGGCCGTTGTCCACGCTGTAGAGCTGCCCGTCCTCGGTCAGGTGGACGTCGTACGGGTTCCGGAAGCCGGGCGCGTACACCTGCACCGGACTGTCCTGTTCGAGCACGGCCATGTTGTCGCCGTCGAGGCCGCCGAACGGCCCGTCGGTCGACGTCTGACCGGGCGCAAGCGTCGGCAGGTCGTACTTGTACGGGACGTCGGTGTTGGCCGCGTCCTTCTCGGACATCGACTCGATCTCGGACAGGTCGATCGAGAGGATCGCACCCGAGTAGGCGTACTCGGGGATGTTCGAGAAGAAGTTCGAGGGCGTCCCCATGTTCGTGTGGCCACCCTCCGCGAGGTACAGGACGCCGTTCTGCTCGTCGAGTGCCAGCCCGTTCGGCGCGTGGTTCTCCTCCGAGCGCGGGAGCCCGCGCACCAGCATCGTGTGGTCCCACCCCGAGTCCGTCTCCGTCAACTTGGAGATGACACCCGAGTTCGTGTCGAGACTCTCGGACGGCGGATCGGTGTTGCCCGTCGCGATCCGCCAGTCACTCGACGACACGTACAGAACCGGCTGGCTCGCCGTCCCGGTGACCGTGATCCCGGTCACCTGTCGGATCTGTTGTGAGTTGTAGTCGCCGTCGTCGTTGTGGTTCGGGATGTCGTTCTTGATCGTGGTGATCGTCTCTGCGGACGTCGCAGCGTAGTCGTTCTCGGCGGTCCGCTCGACCTCGAAGGCGTAGATCGTCCCGTCCTGCTGGGAGACGTACAGTCGCCCGTCGGGACCGAACTGCAGCGAGGTCGGGTTGTTGATGCTACTCACGCTGACGCCCGAGAGGTCGAGTTGGCTGCTGCCGAACCCGACCGGGACGTCGCTCACGCCTTCACCGGAGAGAGCGATCGACAGCGGCGAGTTGCTCCCGCTGTGTGTCACCTCCAGCGTCGCGCTCTTCGGATCGACGCTCGAGGGCGTGAACGTCACCGGGATGTCGGCGGACTCGCCGGGCGCGAGGGTCGTCTGCGACGCCGCTCCCGTCGAGAAGTCGCCCGCGTCCGTGCCGGTGACGGACACGTCCGTGATGTCGATACTCGGGTCGCCCGACGCGCCGAGGTTCGTCACCGTGACTGTCTCCGTCCCGCTGTTGCCGGTCACGACCGACCCGAAGTCGACCGTTCCGGGGCCGCCGAGTGTGTCCGGCTGTGGTTCGGCGGAGACGATCTCGATGGCGTTGATCTGCGGGTTCTCCGTGACGTGCGTGAAGTCGACGTCGACCGTCCCGTCGCTCGTCACGGTGAACGACTCCATCGCGCCGGTCTGGTCGCCGTACGTCTCGATGATGTCGAAGTCGTTGAGTTCCTGCCCCTCGACCGAGACGTCGAAGACCCGGTCGCCGACGTTGCTGGTACACGTACACCCGTCGTAGAAGTACAGTCTCACTTCCACCTGCTGGCCAGACGGGACGTCGAACTCGTACTGCATCTCGTCTCCGTCGCCGGCCTCACCGTCGTCCCATCGTTCTGTCTCCCAGATCTGGGTGGACGTTCCGTCCGGGACCGAACTGTCGATCGCGTTCGGCTGACCGTGGCCTGCGGTGTTGTCACCCCCCGAGACCAGATAGCTCTGGAGCGACGAGTCCCACGTCGTTCCGTCGATGCTCCCTCCCGCGTTCGCGCGGTAGAGCACGTCGCCGGGGGCGGCCGACGCAGTGTCGGTGAAGGCCACCGTGCCGACCATCGGTGACAACACCAACAGCAACACGACCGCGAGCACGACGATCGTCCGTCCGTATCGATGTATGCGTCTCAGTGTCATGGCTTGTCTCTGTGACACTTCTCACGTGTTAGCGGTAATTAGTATACACAACAAACTATTACGAAACCGAACGATAAGTCTCTGTAAACCCCGATTTATGCAGTTTCAGCGGCCCTCATGCAACGTGTCGACGGACGAGGGTGAGTGGCCGACCCTAACAACTGATTAATTCTCCGACAGGACCGCGAATATACCGGGCCGGCGGTTCTCCGGCGAGAAACGAGACGTGCGTCCGGAACACGGCTCACAGCGGCCCCGACGATACCCTCACTCGTGTCGACAGGGCCGTCGCTCGGCGAGGAGTCGGGCCTGAACAGCACCCGGAGACGCGTTCGACGACAGCCTCGCCGATGTCACGCCGCCCACGTGATGCGATCGGTTGTGACGGCCCTCCTGTGGTCGTCGCTCGTCGGGCGACTCAGTTCGTCCAGGGATGGGAGTCGTACAGTACTGCGAGACACTCCTCGACGAACTGCGAGAGTCGGCCTCCGACGCCGTGGTCCATCGAGAAGCCGATGGCCGTTCCAGCCTCGTCGAGCAGGTGGACGACGAGGGCGCCCCCGAAGACGTGCGTCGAGGCGAACAGCGGACCGAAGGAGGGGTCGTCGGACGTCGGGCGACACGCGAGTCGCTCGCCCTCGTAGAGATTCCGGATGCGGTCCAGTCGGTCGACCGCGACCGACCGGTCGATGTCGTCGGCGACGTAGTGAACGACCTGTTCGTCCGGGTGGTACTCGACGAGACTCCGGAAGTCGTCGCCGAGTCGGTCGCTGAGAAACGACACCAGCCGCTCGGGATCGCGTCCGGGGACGTCGGTCGGTTCACTCATGATTGTGACAGAGACCGATCCGGTACTTAAGCGCGTGGGCTCGCGGCGCGCGGCCTCGAGAGTTCGACGAAAACGAGGACTCGGGGTCGGGCGACACTGTCGGCGACCACCCGGTGTCCCCGTTGCGAACGGAACCACACTCAGTCCGTCTGGACCGGTATCGTTCCACGGCACGCCGGACGGAAGTTCGTCAGCGTGGTCACGTGACACCAACACGTGACGAGTCGCGAATCGCGGTCCAGCCTCCTGAACAATCACCCGTTAACGTCGTCCGGTCGACTCGTAGGGACAGACAAAACGCGGTCGGATGGTCGGTGGTACCGGCACCACGACCGGCAGCCCTCGGGTCCGAATTCGGTAGACGTAACCCTGCTCGGGCGAACAATCGACCAGCGACGATGGAGCCTCGACGCGACCTGATCGATCTGTTCCGCGCCGACCGGCCGACGTTCCGCGCCCGCGTGGACTCGGTGCTGACCGACACCGACCGGGCGGACACGGCGCGGCGTGACGCACTCGCGGCCGGCCCCGAGAGCGAGCGATTCGACGGCCCACCCGAACTCGACGACTACGGGTCGCTCTCGCTTCGAACACGTGATCTCGTCTGGCGGTGTTACCTCCTCGACCACGCCCCACTCGGACTCACGATCTGCGGCCCGGCCTTCCGCGACACGCCGATCGTCTACGCGACGCGGACGATGCGCGCGATCACGGGCTACTCGCTCGCGGACCTGCGCGGCGAGAATCCCCGACTCCTCCAGGGGCCGGACACCGACGCCGACGCGGTCGCAGACCTCCGGGAGGCGGTGGACATCTGGGAACCGGTGACGGTCGAGTTGTGGAACTACCGGAAAGACGGTACTCGCTTTCGGAATCGGCTGTCGCTCGTCCCCTTGCCGGACGAGACCGGTACTGTCGGCAACTGGCTGGGCGTGCAGGAGGCGGTCGACGCCGTCACCGAGACGCGCGAGCAGTCACCGGACGGGTGACCTGTCCCAGGGCGCTCACCGCGCTTCGTGGACTTCGACGGTGTACTGGTCGTCCACCGTCACCTCGTAGTCGCGGTACTCGAAGGTGACCTGACCACTGGTGTTTCTGAACAGGTCTTCCAGTGCTTCCGGGTCGATCACGTCGTACAGTGGCGGCGTGAGTTCGTCGGTTGCGACGTTCTCGTGTGCTGCCAGTGCGCTGGCTACCGCCGAGGTCACGTCCCCACTCGCCGACTGTCGTGCGACTTTGCCCGTGTGCATACGATATCCATCATGTTCTACGTACATAACGTCTGTGCAGGAAATCGAACTCCGACCCCTGAATACAAGAAATACCGTGAGTGATACTATCGTCAGACGAAATATGAGCAGATCGAAGCAAGAAAATATCTCTCCGCCGGGTTCTGCGGCTCCCGGCTCTCCCCGTTGTGTGCACGACTCGTGTGCGGGTTCGCACATATCTGTCAGAGAATCGGGAGACTGCGCCGCTTCCCGGGGGGTCGGTCGCCGGTCGGCCCGGCGTCTCCTCGCCCGGACCAGCCGCAACCGTCAGGGCCACGGCGACAGGCGACGACCGTGCCGCCGCCTCCTCTGGTCCGACGGACGTCAGACGCCCGTCGTCCACGCAGTCCGGATCGGTGGGACGTCAGACGCCGAGAGGCCGTCGCCGGTCGCACACTCACTCGTACTCGACCGTCTCCAAGCGCCCCCGCCAGTACGCGAGGTCGCCGGTCGGCCGGTTCCACTCCGCCCGGCCGGCGGTCGGCACTAGCATCCCACCGCGTTCCTCGTAGGCCCACCAGTGGCCCGACCACGGCGTGCGCTCGTAGCGCCCGTCGTCCTGCTGGGCGGGACGCTCGCCGCTCACGTGCGTCACGAGGTCGTCCTCGCCGAAGTGGACGACCAGCGAGGCGGTCGTCTCGCCGACCGAGAGCGTGGCGCGTGCCGACCGGTCGTCGATCGCGTCCCACGAGACGCCGGCACTCGGCAGGAGGGCCGGCGGGTACCACGGACTCTCGCCGAGGTAGCGGAGCAGTTCCCCTTCGTCCAACTCGGGACTCGACTCGGCGTCGGCGACGGTGATCGCAGAGAACACCGTCGCCGTCAGCGACCCCTCGCCCGCGACGAACGAGTCGACGACACGGGCCGAGACGAACGGTGCCATCTCGATCGACGCCTCCCAGACGAACCCCGGCGGGTCGGTCGTGACCTGCTGTGTCGCCGAGAAGGGTCGCCACGGGGAGTCGGCGTCACCGGTCCGGAACTCCCCGGTCTGGGTGAGGTCGACGAACCGCACCTGCGACCGGTTCTCGGGGAGGACCCGGGAGAGGTAGCGCGCCACCGGCGGCGGGAGGTCGGCGAGTTCGGCCCCGACGTCGGTCGCCGTGTCACCGTCCTCGTCTGCCTCGGTCTCACTGTCGGCGTCGACCTCCGCACCTCGCCGGAGGTCGTTTCTGAGTGCGGTGATCTCGCGGTCACGCCGGCGTCGGGCGACGACACCCACGAGACCGGCGAGGGCGACGCCGGCAGCCAGCAGTGCAGCGAAGAACCCTCGCCGAGTCACTGTCGGTCACCACCGCGTCGGTACGTCAGCCGTCGGGAGATCTGTCGATCCGATACCATGAGTCGGCTACGACGCCGGATCGCCTATACCCTGGTGGCGGTTCTCGGGCCGGGAGAATCGGCGCTGCCGGGCTTGTGTATACCGGCCGCACACTCAGGGTCGCGGCCGTCGTCTCGCTCCGGTATGGACACCGAAGACACCGGAGCATCGAGTAGTGTCTCGACCGCGACCGACGTCGATCGACTCGTCGAGTCTCCTGCGGTCCGGGGGTTCACCGTCTTCGTTCTCGGGACGCTGGGCTTCTCGTGGTCGCTGTGGGCACTACTCGTGGCCGACCTCGTCCCGCCGTCGGCGACGACGCCGTTGATCCTCGTCGGTGGGTTCGGTCCCCTCGTCGGCGCACTGCTCACGCTCCGGGTGCAGGGGGCCTCCATCCGGGCGTGGCTCCGGTCGAACCTCCGACTCCGACTGCCGGTGCGGTGGTACCTCGTCGCGCTCCTGCTTCCGCCGCTACTCGTCGGCCTCGCGGGTCTCGTCCACGCGGGGGTGTTCGGTGCGCGACTCGACCTCGGGAGCCTCCCGCCGGCGTGGGTCTATCCGGCCGGTCTCGTGCTCGTCTTCTTCGTCGGCGGTGGGCAGGAGGAACTGGGCTGGCGGGCGTTCGCGGTGCCGGTCCTGCAGGAGCGGTTCTCGGCGCTTCTCACCAGCCTCCTCGTCGGCGTCGTCTGGGTCTGCTGGCACCTCCCGCTGTTCGTCGTCCCCGGAAGCAGTCAGGCCGGCATCCCCCTCGCGCCCTACGCCGTCGCCGTCGTCTCCGTCTCGGTCGTCTTCACCTGGCTCTACAACTCGACGGCCAGCGTGCTTCCGGCGATGCTCCTCCACGGGGGGATCAACCCCATCGCCCAGTACTTCCCGACCGGCGGGGCCGACGCCATCCGGACCGTCGAGGGCTACGGATCGTACGCGCTGGTCGTCCTCGGTCTCGCTCTCGTGGTGCTGTCGGTGTCCGGCGCTGCGAGTTTCGCCGACGAGAGGGTTCGTCTCTCCGCGTTGACCGGGTCCTCCGAGACGGCGGACTGACCGTCGCTGTCACTCCGCCCGTCTCGTCCCGACGTTCTCGCGCGACAGCACCGCCGGGACAGTGTCGCCGCGACAGCGTCGCCGAGTGTTTATGCTCCTCCCGTCCGAGGGACGAACCATGACCACCACCGAGACGGCCGGCGACCACGCTGAGCACGAACACACCAGCCGGTGGCCGCTGATCGCCGCCGTCGGTGCGGCGGCGTTGTACGCCGGTGCTGGCCTGTTTCTCGTCGGTCCAGACCTCGTCCCGGTCGTGCTCCCGACACTCCTGCTGGCCGGCGGTGCGCTGGGTTTCCTCGGCGGCATCTTCGGGTGGCTCTGGGAGGCGTTTCTGGTCGATTACTGGGCCGACCACACCGCCGAGGCGGCCGGCGACCGCGCGGGCGTCTACACGGGTGGGATGCTGCTGTTTCTCGTCTCGGACGTGGCGACGTTCCTCGCCGGCTTCGTCTACTACGCCTTCATCCGCGTCGGGGCGTGGCCGCCGAGCGAGTTGCCGCCACTGCTCGGGTCGTTGGTGATCGTCAACACGCTCCTCTTGGTCGCGTCGTCGTTCACGATCCACTACGGGCACCACGCCCTCGAAGCCGGGAACCGCCGGGGCTTCCTCGCCGGTCTCGTCGCTACGACCCTGCTCGGGGTCGTCTTCCTCGGCGGGCAGGCGCTGGAGTACTACGAGTTCGTCGTCGAGGAGGGCCTGACGCTCGCGGGGGGTGCGTTCGCCACCGCCTTCTACGGCCTGACGGGGCTCCACGGTCTGCACGTCGCGCTCGGCGTCGTGTTGCTGGGGATCACGCTCGCGCGGGCACTGCGGGGGCAGTACGCGCCCGACCGGGACACGTCGATCCGCACCGTCTCGCTGTACTGGCACTTCGTAGACGTGGTGTGGGTGTTCCTGGTCGCGGTGCTGTACGTCGGTGCGGTGGTCGGCTGAGAACCGGTCCGCCGAGTACTCGCCTTCGAGCACGTCGGAGATTTCCGCGTGGCGGCGTCC harbors:
- a CDS encoding cytochrome c oxidase subunit 3, with the translated sequence MTTTETAGDHAEHEHTSRWPLIAAVGAAALYAGAGLFLVGPDLVPVVLPTLLLAGGALGFLGGIFGWLWEAFLVDYWADHTAEAAGDRAGVYTGGMLLFLVSDVATFLAGFVYYAFIRVGAWPPSELPPLLGSLVIVNTLLLVASSFTIHYGHHALEAGNRRGFLAGLVATTLLGVVFLGGQALEYYEFVVEEGLTLAGGAFATAFYGLTGLHGLHVALGVVLLGITLARALRGQYAPDRDTSIRTVSLYWHFVDVVWVFLVAVLYVGAVVG
- a CDS encoding DUF6920 family protein, producing the protein MTRRGFFAALLAAGVALAGLVGVVARRRRDREITALRNDLRRGAEVDADSETEADEDGDTATDVGAELADLPPPVARYLSRVLPENRSQVRFVDLTQTGEFRTGDADSPWRPFSATQQVTTDPPGFVWEASIEMAPFVSARVVDSFVAGEGSLTATVFSAITVADAESSPELDEGELLRYLGESPWYPPALLPSAGVSWDAIDDRSARATLSVGETTASLVVHFGEDDLVTHVSGERPAQQDDGRYERTPWSGHWWAYEERGGMLVPTAGRAEWNRPTGDLAYWRGRLETVEYE
- a CDS encoding HalOD1 output domain-containing protein, with product MHTGKVARQSASGDVTSAVASALAAHENVATDELTPPLYDVIDPEALEDLFRNTSGQVTFEYRDYEVTVDDQYTVEVHEAR
- a CDS encoding CPBP family intramembrane glutamic endopeptidase; translation: MDTEDTGASSSVSTATDVDRLVESPAVRGFTVFVLGTLGFSWSLWALLVADLVPPSATTPLILVGGFGPLVGALLTLRVQGASIRAWLRSNLRLRLPVRWYLVALLLPPLLVGLAGLVHAGVFGARLDLGSLPPAWVYPAGLVLVFFVGGGQEELGWRAFAVPVLQERFSALLTSLLVGVVWVCWHLPLFVVPGSSQAGIPLAPYAVAVVSVSVVFTWLYNSTASVLPAMLLHGGINPIAQYFPTGGADAIRTVEGYGSYALVVLGLALVVLSVSGAASFADERVRLSALTGSSETAD
- a CDS encoding PAS domain-containing protein, giving the protein MEPRRDLIDLFRADRPTFRARVDSVLTDTDRADTARRDALAAGPESERFDGPPELDDYGSLSLRTRDLVWRCYLLDHAPLGLTICGPAFRDTPIVYATRTMRAITGYSLADLRGENPRLLQGPDTDADAVADLREAVDIWEPVTVELWNYRKDGTRFRNRLSLVPLPDETGTVGNWLGVQEAVDAVTETREQSPDG
- a CDS encoding malectin domain-containing carbohydrate-binding protein, translating into MTLRRIHRYGRTIVVLAVVLLLVLSPMVGTVAFTDTASAAPGDVLYRANAGGSIDGTTWDSSLQSYLVSGGDNTAGHGQPNAIDSSVPDGTSTQIWETERWDDGEAGDGDEMQYEFDVPSGQQVEVRLYFYDGCTCTSNVGDRVFDVSVEGQELNDFDIIETYGDQTGAMESFTVTSDGTVDVDFTHVTENPQINAIEIVSAEPQPDTLGGPGTVDFGSVVTGNSGTETVTVTNLGASGDPSIDITDVSVTGTDAGDFSTGAASQTTLAPGESADIPVTFTPSSVDPKSATLEVTHSGSNSPLSIALSGEGVSDVPVGFGSSQLDLSGVSVSSINNPTSLQFGPDGRLYVSQQDGTIYAFEVERTAENDYAATSAETITTIKNDIPNHNDDGDYNSQQIRQVTGITVTGTASQPVLYVSSSDWRIATGNTDPPSESLDTNSGVISKLTETDSGWDHTMLVRGLPRSEENHAPNGLALDEQNGVLYLAEGGHTNMGTPSNFFSNIPEYAYSGAILSIDLSEIESMSEKDAANTDVPYKYDLPTLAPGQTSTDGPFGGLDGDNMAVLEQDSPVQVYAPGFRNPYDVHLTEDGQLYSVDNGPNGGLGGPPTATCEVASQDSGTTYSDNLHYISGEGYYAGHPNPVRGNPDYIPGAVYDGYDGTGECDYLVPGQEDGALATFGASTNGLTEYTASNFGGAMQGDLLTSSFDGNIYRIELNAQGDDVSESPTPLLSSGGTLDVTTQGDDDPFPGTVWSAERTDNAIQVFEPADYDGGGDTQCDLSDPTADADGDGYTNGDEQAVGTDPCSAASVPDDYDDDGNPDELDDDDDNDGLSDSEDPFALDPDNGQTTELPVTLDFSSTDTFDNTIPATSGGTDGLGFTGLMSNGQDPYSDLYNPDNVFAGGQANLLSVDEVPQGDAYQDQNDQQYAFQFGADTSDVSQPFTVHTTVAGFPGDPESAQSAGMFVGTGDQDNYLKFVVSAAGGSGGVQLATENGGTFTDVATVSDSSVTGSNTATDLYLTVDPTTDPAPDNGVDEYAVTATYTVDGGTEQTVGTAAAPAAWFTDSDQGLAIGVISTSNFASSTFSATWDQLSVQYAEGSVVADAGDDQTVDEGATVTLDASGSSGDSLTYSWTQTGGPDVTLSDASAAQPTFTAPDVDSETTLTFEVSVSDGSATDTDTVSVTVQDTTPADGEVVYRVNAGGQEVAATDDGPAWSADTEASPSQYVNADGDNGLSTYSTTDTVTLDSSVPSSTPASVFQTERFDADTDGSTADDTEMQWTFSDQIQSGQTYEVRLYFAEIFLDSSNVDAQGPRTFDVVVEGETKLNDYNIYDQYGHDVGVVESYEVTPSDGSIDVEFLHEQENPKISAIEVVAVDGTTGDLTVAEAIADNNAPEDQIDLQEIQTAIDYWSSGSEVPDTGGETISLTEIQSLIDIWSTGATVGDGGGNTAPTVQSIADQTVTEGESATVGVSASDADGDALTLSKTSGPAFVTLTDDGDGTGSLDVAPQSGDAGTYTVEVTADDGTDATTESFQLTVEAATGGTVVAAVNAGGSDYTASDGTTYVADSNFDGSFGNSQGTTETTLEIADTDDDPLYQTERYGDPLTYSVPVEDGTYEVTLKFAEIYHTSETDGSGDDDGGGDGEVGDRVFDVSIEGQQVLTDYDIYAEAGGLTAVDETVTVEVTDGTLNIDMPASQDFAKLSAFKIVEASDGGPAGATSADVTVNSGSSNIDASTFNSGSFEVTNTGDEPISSVTIDLSESLIPDAVFDPQGTAGDSGAKGLEIDSESGDGAGVVSTADADVFSQPQNGQNGDDGYKALTVEFDDFDPGETVAFSVDIDPTTIKGVETTGGEGSVSGLELSGSAVTVQSSSATVSNDLFTDGSAGGSQSSVTSDAPAAPTLGVDGVTLQSTDFPNHGAATVSSASQTLTLSGPADATVEVLTVEASAPPSDGYDVDAFEADNAEAVNTQTVTLDSNGEATVDVSLSESNLNYVQAAVQDGSGATGAVSQTVVLEVETDTNTAPSIDALSDQTVVTGENVVVPVSASDPDGDTVSLSLSQSPAFVTLDSGEISIDPGSGDAGTYTVEVTADDGAATSTESFQLTVDTATATTDGTVLARVNVGESTTLSATDGGPDWTGIAGTSTDGPLVSVTGESTGNYDGGDDVTAGSAVPSSTPPGVYDAERYGGMTWEFDVSSGAEVEVRLYLGSQCPCTNTEGTRQYNVDVEGQQVLTEYDPVQDVGHATGTVKAFTVTENGDGTVTITFTPGAIENPQVNAIEIVETSSGGSS